A section of the Prionailurus bengalensis isolate Pbe53 chromosome C2, Fcat_Pben_1.1_paternal_pri, whole genome shotgun sequence genome encodes:
- the ANAPC13 gene encoding anaphase-promoting complex subunit 13, giving the protein MDSEVQRDGRILDLIDDAWREDKLPYEDVAIPLNELPEPEQDNGGTTESVKEQEMKWTDLALQYLHENVPPVGN; this is encoded by the exons ATGGACAGTGAGGTACAGAGAGATGGAAGGATCTTGGATTTGATTGACGATGCCTGGCGAGAAGACAAGCTGCCGTATGAGGATGTTGCAATACCACTG AATGAGCTTCCTGAACCGGAACAGGACAACGGTGGCACCACAGAATCTGTTAAAGAGCAAGAAATGAAGTGGACCGACTTGGCCTTACAGTACCTCCATGAGAATGTTCCCCCTGTAGGAAACTAA